The window aGTTTCAaggggttggaagaacatgaggttggggaaatgatgatataatattaattaaaggctgaactatcactttaaggatgcttctcagatttggcaaccttgcatgtgcagaaatgctcacaatcgtgataggcagggcaaaacatttgcacttaacgcGGATGTTTgcaaggatttatacagtaggcactgatatgttgcagtgctgatataaaaatgtaaacatataaactgaggtcataagagcccatagttacagattcaCGCTGAAAATGAATATCACCATGaaacagacaagcccacattgtcacaatctctaaaaACGTACTTcactgtgttttcttaagttggagctgcaattttaatcttgaaatatatccttttcttggtgtaaaatgaaggcattgtgtggagtgaagaaatgtttgttttgcgtgcttgctgctgtagtgttgaacgtGACTCGAGTGACAacgtgcagctgtgaagttccgctgtcgtaagagtcccatttaaaaaatctcaataaattacgcatttattaacacttattagaTTAAagccagtaatgtaacgacaggaacgctacccattgtaacgaagtaaaagtaaaaaaaatttcaccatacatttacttgaggaagagtgaaaagtacccactataaaacatactcataatagtattttttttttttttttttttaaagttactcaagtaaatgtagcatgtttactacccacctctgcatatTGTGCATGCACATACTGATTTGAGATGACAAAGGGAAGTGGACACTCGGACATGTGTCTTCCTGAGTGGACAAAAGTGGAACAGGGTTAAGTAGTATGGAAGACATCGGTCATTTAATGTCACACCAGGACAGAAAATGTTATTGTCACAAACGTAGTCTCCAAGTTTCCATAATGGCTCAAAGTATATTTTTTACCAAGGCTCTGAGTACTTAAAAATAGCTGTACAAACTACCTATGAAACTTGATTTAAATTGGACAAATAACTTTTTTGATTTTCACCTTGACCTTAACATTTTCTCATGCCCCCTCCCCCCACCGCCTACTAAAATTTAAACCATAAATTGTGTGCAAATTGTGGCTTCCTGAGATGAAATACTTCTCTTATGATGCTTCGTTGCTTAAGTCAGAATGAGgtcactgtctctttaagaagcaTCCTGCTCTACTTTAAGTTCTTTGGCTTGTGGGAGCACTCAGCTCTCAGTCTGCAAATGCTTTTGTTCAGGGTAAGAGGAGAGGAGCAACACATAGTTTTCATATTAAAGGGAAATCACAGATTCACTCATGGCTGGGATATGGATTTTGTGTGTCTATTATATGAAGAGAAACCTTCTTTTTAAGGTGAGTGTTCTTTTTCACCAAATTATTGAAATGAGTAAGAGCATTTAAAGTAccatggggtccaaaagtctatgaccactagtgaaaatgcaatttcTGCAGTATGCTAATTCAGTAAGTTTTTTCATTAAtagaaattatattatcagcataatcaaagtttgcatgaatttcttagtatttggtatgtcccactTTTGCTTTCATGACAGCAGCATGCACTCATGCTGGAAcagactccacaagtttgtgcatacctgatgatccatgttttgccagcatgatttgaaaatattCCAAAGAGTGTTTCAGAGGAATCAattaaatctgaccttttgtacaaagcagTTAACATGCTCAATGGCACAAATTTGCTTTCATTTGATGAGTGACCTAGAAATACTGCAGAATCATAAATATTTCTTCATTTGACGTCATAACTTgtctttgtttaaaatgtttcaaaatcctaaaactttgtttataacCAGGTTTAAATTAAACAACTTCcattacattttcaatattttgGACCTAACTGTATATTTGTAAAATTCATGCATAAATGTCTGCGATATGCATATGACATGCTGTAAAAGCTTATACCCAAGCTACAGACACTCTTTAACAATCACTTTTATATCCATAATTGTTTTCAGCTTGTTCTGATTATATCACACCCTTACTGTTTTTGCTGATTTTCAATGGCTGAATCATAGCATCAAATGGCACATGAacctttataaatatttaaacattgcattagcttattaaaggaatagttcacccaataattaaaattctcccatcatttactcaccttatgccatcccgtatgtgtatgactttctttcttctgcagaacccacatgaagatttttagaagaatttctcagctcttttgggccatacaatgcaagtgaatgggtgctaaaattttggagctccaaacatcccataagtcagcataaaagtaatccataagactccagtggttaaatctatatcatcaaaagcaatatgataggtgtgggtgggaaacagattactttcacattcttcttcttgtgttgttggtgattcacattcttcatgcatacgccccctactgggcagcgAGAAGAATTTCAAGGGGAAAAtgccttaaatatttatctgtttctcacccacacctatcttatcgcttcagaaaatatggattaaaatactggagtcatatggattactttaatatgctttttggaacatcaaaattgtggcacccactcacttggattgtatggacctacagagctgagatattctcctaaaaatcataatttatgttctgtagaagaaagaaagtcatacacatctgggatggcatgatggtgagtaaatgatgaaagaattttcatttttgggtaaactacccctttaagaccAGCGACAAAGGTTTAGATGCTCTCTGTGAAACTGATCACAAAGCCTGCTTTGGTTGTGGCTTTTGTCTGCGTTCAGTGTCTTTAATGCTTCAAGCATAAGAAGCTGAGTACATTTGATTCATAATTAGACATTATGATAAAGAAATGGCTGATATTCCAGCTTTACCAAATAATTTTTGATGTTTGGAAGGCTCAAATGCAAACGGACTAAAAACTGGAATCGttcacaattaatttaaaatcctgtcattatttacataccCCCGAGTTGTCCCAAACTTGTATAGTTGTTTTTTTCATGTTACAACAAAAGGAGGAATTTCGAAGACTCTTCATGGTGCTTTTTTCCGAACAACACTGACCACGGCGGTCAAACTctgaaaatggccaaaaaaacaCCATGAATAGTGCCCATACCAAAGACTTTCCAGCAGAGTCTGGccatttctattaaaatgaatgggagaaattagaatgccggtggtcagcggatgtagaaaggtcccaccttacaggtaaaagagccaatcagcttttagatacagacatcgcctgtcaatcaactcgaggaCCTGCATGCACATTTGCTATACAAGCagtgaaaatttaattttttagcgtaatctgaggtaaaaaagctcaatttatgataccattgttgtaagattttactgctgatttgaaatatgttctttgatcgtaatcttgaccaatcgttTTAGAGATTtcgatctttccccattcaagaagataggtattttataggtttgtttatatataaaaaaatagctcCTAAGGATCAAGATTAGGAAACACTGATCTAACATATTCCATTCCTTTGACTTTTAGGTCTTTTAGGTCTGGTTTAGCCCAGTGGAGAAAACAAGCACTCATCAGGTTGAGCTCCAACATGGACCCAAATGACAACTTGAGCAGAGAGAACTTAATCTTCTATCTCACAGTTCCACTCTCTACCATAATCATCCTAGCCAATCTCTTCATCATACTGGGCATCGCCTGCAACCGCCAGCTCCACAACACCCCAAACTACTTCTTTTTTAGTTTGCTAGTGGCTGATCTATGCACTGGCATCGCCCTGCCTTTCATTCCCCGCATGGGACTCAACCGGCGGCTGGACTTCAAGCGATGCTTGCTAATGTACATCTTCCCtaacttcctgttcctgtcattCCTTTTCAATCTGGTGATAGTGCATTACGAACGATACCTGTGCATCGTCAGTCCGCTACACCACAGCCAGTTCTGGGTACACCGGTATTTTCCATTGGCTTTGTTGATGGCCTGGTTGCCACCGTTGCTTTATGCATCACTCCCTGCTTTTGGTTGGAATAACTGGGTGGAACTCAACGCCAACAAGACCTCCAAATTAAATGAGACTTCCATTCCAGGAGCTCGCAACGACACTGGAGAAGATGAGGTTTGCTCCTACAAGCAGGTCTTTCCTGTCGCCTTTATCTACTTGGAAGTGTACGGACTGGTGCTACCGGCCATGTTGTCCATCGTGGGCATGACGACCCGGGTGTTGTGGATAGCACACAAGCAGTTACGCAACATCTGTAAACTTCAACGTGCCGTGGACCGTCTGCAGCAGCAACAGTCAGACCACGAACAGCAGCTTAACCTGCGCTACGCCAAGTGTGTGGCCGCCGTGTCGCTCACATTCCTCGTCTGCTGGGTACCGTATATCGTCTACCAGCACATGTCTGTGGCAAAGCTTCAGAGCGGGGTGAGCTCTTCCAGCTCTTCCCTGTACATCATCATGTCCTGTACGGGCATTGGGAGCATGGCCATCATTCCCCTCATACTAGGACTAGCTAACAGGCAGTACACCGAGCCCATCAGCAGGGTGATGGTGAAACTGAGATACCGCTGGAGAGGACAGAACAGCAGAGATATCACGCTTTGACAAGTGGGTTTAGAAGAGCTTTAGGATGTATAAATTGAATGCGTAAATGACTCTATATGACTCGAGTTGTTCTAGTCGTAagttctgttgtgtgttacctgttttatgaattttaaaagaacaaaatactttatccatccatccatccatccatctctataGCAAAGAATAGCTTAAATT is drawn from Myxocyprinus asiaticus isolate MX2 ecotype Aquarium Trade chromosome 11, UBuf_Myxa_2, whole genome shotgun sequence and contains these coding sequences:
- the gpbar1 gene encoding G-protein coupled bile acid receptor 1, translated to MDPNDNLSRENLIFYLTVPLSTIIILANLFIILGIACNRQLHNTPNYFFFSLLVADLCTGIALPFIPRMGLNRRLDFKRCLLMYIFPNFLFLSFLFNLVIVHYERYLCIVSPLHHSQFWVHRYFPLALLMAWLPPLLYASLPAFGWNNWVELNANKTSKLNETSIPGARNDTGEDEVCSYKQVFPVAFIYLEVYGLVLPAMLSIVGMTTRVLWIAHKQLRNICKLQRAVDRLQQQQSDHEQQLNLRYAKCVAAVSLTFLVCWVPYIVYQHMSVAKLQSGVSSSSSSLYIIMSCTGIGSMAIIPLILGLANRQYTEPISRVMVKLRYRWRGQNSRDITL